The proteins below come from a single Methylobacterium sp. SyP6R genomic window:
- a CDS encoding hydantoinase/carbamoylase family amidase has protein sequence MPSTRSSIPRAAPADSDLVAAVQAQRGLVEAFFNALALATGGDPGITRDTYGPGEDFAHRLLAEHGRARGLLVERDLAANTYVTLPGRDRTAPRLVIGSHLDSVPHGGNYDGAAGVVAGLVAIEVLSRLGITPRCDLTVMGIRAEESVWFQVSYIGSRSALGTLPAAALAALRIDGDRTLADHIAAAGGNPEAIRAGARHLDPATIRAFVEVHIEQAATLVESGIPVAICTGVPGNVRYPEARVVGRHDHVGTPRRFRRDAAMAAIDLAASLDDLWAREEEAGIPMAITFGRFHTDPAMHGLTTVPGSFHFSLDMRAYDPDVLARLEAAMLARIGEIEARRNVRFELGTRASAAVGPVDPAISSALAAGAERLEIRTMPLGSPASHDAAAFAAAGIPIAMLFVRNEHGSHNPDEAMETDDFLAACTVLADWVSREIG, from the coding sequence GCGGTCCAGGCGCAGCGAGGGCTCGTCGAGGCGTTCTTCAACGCCCTCGCCCTCGCCACCGGCGGCGATCCCGGGATCACCCGCGACACCTACGGTCCGGGCGAGGACTTCGCCCATCGCCTGCTCGCCGAGCATGGCCGGGCCCGCGGCCTCCTCGTGGAGCGGGACCTTGCGGCGAACACCTACGTCACGCTGCCGGGCCGCGACCGGACGGCGCCGCGCCTGGTGATCGGCTCGCATCTCGACAGCGTCCCGCATGGCGGCAACTACGACGGGGCCGCCGGGGTCGTGGCGGGTCTCGTCGCCATCGAGGTGTTGAGCCGGCTCGGCATCACGCCGCGCTGCGACCTCACCGTGATGGGCATCCGGGCGGAGGAGAGCGTCTGGTTCCAGGTCTCCTACATCGGAAGCCGCTCGGCCCTCGGCACGCTGCCGGCGGCGGCGCTCGCGGCGCTGCGCATCGACGGCGACCGGACCCTGGCCGATCACATCGCGGCGGCGGGTGGTAATCCGGAGGCGATCCGGGCCGGCGCACGCCATCTCGATCCCGCCACCATCCGGGCCTTCGTCGAAGTCCATATCGAGCAGGCCGCCACGCTCGTCGAATCCGGTATTCCCGTCGCGATCTGCACCGGCGTGCCGGGCAATGTCCGCTACCCCGAGGCGCGCGTGGTCGGCCGCCACGATCACGTCGGCACGCCGCGCCGCTTCCGACGCGACGCCGCCATGGCCGCCATCGACCTCGCCGCGTCGCTCGACGACCTGTGGGCGCGCGAGGAGGAAGCCGGGATCCCGATGGCGATCACCTTCGGCCGCTTTCACACCGACCCGGCGATGCACGGGCTCACCACCGTGCCCGGCAGCTTCCACTTCAGCCTCGACATGCGCGCCTACGATCCCGACGTGCTCGCGCGGCTCGAGGCGGCCATGCTGGCGCGGATCGGCGAGATCGAGGCGCGTCGGAACGTGCGCTTCGAACTGGGGACGCGGGCGAGCGCGGCGGTCGGACCGGTCGATCCCGCGATCTCCTCCGCCCTCGCGGCCGGTGCCGAGCGCCTGGAAATCCGCACGATGCCGCTCGGCAGCCCGGCCTCGCACGATGCCGCGGCCTTCGCGGCGGCCGGCATCCCGATCGCGATGCTCTTCGTGCGCAACGAGCACGGCAGCCACAATCCGGACGAGGCCATGGAGACCGACGATTTCCTGGCGGCCTGCACGGTCCTCGCGGATTGGGTGTCGCGCGAGATCGGCTGA
- a CDS encoding aspartate/glutamate racemase family protein codes for MSSRRRILVINPNSNEVVTEGLRQALLPLSFAQGPEIVCESLPDGPPGIETQAHVDGVALPLRRRIEAATGVDAFVIACYSDPGLHVAREGTAKPVFGIAECGVLTALTRADRFGVIAIKSGSIPRHIRYLRQMGLVDRLAGERPLEMSVAESASGEGTLARMIEVGTELKDRDGAGVIVMGCAGMARHRRPLEDALGVPVIDPTQAAVAMAVGTVSVS; via the coding sequence ATGTCGAGCCGTCGCCGGATCCTGGTGATCAACCCGAATTCCAACGAGGTCGTGACCGAGGGGTTGCGCCAGGCCCTGCTGCCGCTGTCCTTCGCGCAAGGACCGGAGATCGTGTGCGAGAGCCTGCCGGACGGCCCCCCCGGAATCGAGACGCAGGCGCATGTCGACGGCGTCGCCCTGCCGCTGCGCCGCCGGATCGAGGCCGCCACCGGCGTCGATGCCTTTGTGATCGCGTGCTACTCCGATCCCGGATTGCATGTGGCGCGCGAGGGAACGGCGAAGCCCGTCTTCGGCATCGCGGAATGCGGCGTGCTGACCGCCCTGACCCGCGCCGACCGGTTCGGCGTGATCGCGATCAAGTCGGGCTCGATCCCGCGCCATATCCGCTACCTGCGCCAGATGGGTCTGGTCGATCGCCTGGCCGGAGAACGTCCGCTCGAGATGTCGGTCGCCGAGAGCGCGTCCGGCGAAGGAACGCTGGCCCGGATGATCGAGGTCGGCACCGAGTTGAAGGACCGCGATGGCGCCGGCGTCATCGTCATGGGGTGCGCCGGCATGGCCCGCCACCGCCGCCCGCTGGAAGACGCGCTCGGCGTGCCGGTGATCGACCCGACCCAGGCGGCCGTCGCCATGGCCGTCGGGACCGTGTCGGTGTCCTGA
- the hydA gene encoding dihydropyrimidinase, with protein MSDYDLVIRGGTVGTATASFPADVAVKDGRIAAVGLGLPAGAREIDATGKFVLPGGIDTHAHVEQVSANGLLNADTFESATTSAAFGGNTTLIAFAAQHRGLDLRKVVDDYAALGRRGALIDYAFHLIVANPDRKTIETDLPALIREGHASIKVFMTYDLIKVDDEPLLDLLLTARQNRALVCVHAENHGMIAWMGKRLVEKGYTAPKYHAISHPRGSEAEAINRLITAAELLDQPIMVFHVSTAEGAAVIRQARGRGLKVFAETCPQYLFMTKDDLDRPGIEGAKWMCSPPTREAADQDALWQALALGDLQTVTSDHAPYRLDETGKLAAGPNPTFKQIANGMPGLETRLPLLFDALVSRGRPEFEGRGLESFVQLTATAPASIYNLPGKGALLPGYDADIAIWDPERTVTISDDLMHDRTGFTPFSGTVVRGWPERVLRRGEEIVADGACKAAPGSGRWLGRRGGWAAEPTGRLVADMDPRRNFGAELL; from the coding sequence ATGTCCGATTACGACCTTGTCATTCGCGGCGGCACCGTGGGGACCGCGACCGCCTCCTTCCCGGCCGACGTCGCCGTCAAGGACGGCCGGATCGCGGCGGTCGGCCTCGGGTTGCCGGCCGGTGCCCGCGAGATCGACGCCACCGGCAAGTTCGTCCTGCCCGGCGGCATCGACACCCATGCCCATGTCGAGCAGGTCTCCGCCAACGGCCTCTTGAACGCCGACACCTTCGAGAGCGCCACGACCTCGGCCGCCTTCGGCGGCAATACGACGCTGATCGCCTTCGCCGCGCAGCACCGGGGCCTCGACCTGCGCAAGGTCGTCGACGACTACGCGGCGCTCGGCCGGCGCGGTGCCCTGATCGACTACGCCTTCCACCTGATCGTCGCCAATCCCGACCGCAAGACCATCGAGACCGACCTGCCGGCGCTGATCCGCGAGGGGCACGCCTCGATCAAGGTCTTCATGACCTACGACCTCATCAAGGTCGACGACGAGCCGTTGCTCGACCTGCTCCTCACCGCGCGGCAGAACCGCGCCCTGGTCTGCGTCCATGCCGAGAACCACGGGATGATCGCCTGGATGGGGAAACGGCTGGTCGAGAAGGGGTACACGGCGCCGAAATACCATGCGATCAGCCATCCCCGCGGATCGGAGGCCGAGGCCATCAACCGGCTCATCACCGCGGCCGAGCTGCTCGATCAGCCGATCATGGTCTTCCACGTCTCGACGGCGGAAGGCGCCGCCGTCATCCGCCAGGCCCGCGGGCGCGGGCTGAAGGTCTTCGCCGAGACCTGCCCGCAATACCTGTTCATGACGAAGGACGATCTCGACCGGCCCGGCATCGAGGGGGCGAAGTGGATGTGCTCGCCGCCGACGCGCGAGGCGGCCGACCAGGATGCGCTCTGGCAGGCGCTGGCGCTCGGCGACCTCCAGACCGTCACCTCCGATCATGCCCCCTACCGCCTCGACGAGACCGGAAAGCTCGCGGCCGGGCCGAACCCGACCTTCAAGCAGATCGCGAACGGCATGCCCGGGCTCGAGACGCGGCTGCCGCTGCTCTTCGACGCGCTCGTGTCCCGCGGCCGGCCCGAATTCGAGGGGAGGGGGCTCGAGAGCTTCGTCCAGCTGACCGCCACCGCGCCGGCCTCCATCTACAACCTGCCGGGAAAGGGCGCCCTGCTCCCGGGCTACGATGCGGACATCGCCATCTGGGATCCGGAGCGGACCGTCACGATCAGCGACGACCTGATGCACGACCGCACGGGATTCACCCCCTTTTCCGGCACGGTCGTCCGCGGCTGGCCGGAGCGGGTCCTGCGGCGCGGCGAGGAGATCGTCGCCGACGGCGCCTGCAAGGCCGCCCCCGGATCCGGCCGGTGGCTCGGCCGCCGGGGCGGCTGGGCGGCCGAGCCGACCGGCCGGCTCGTCGCCGACATGGACCCCCGCCGAAACTTCGGGGCCGAGCTGCTGTGA
- a CDS encoding FAD-binding oxidoreductase gives MSDVIARLAAIVGEHNVILGEEQAPFLTDWLGKYRGSALAVVRPGSVDEVSAVMALCAERDVPVVPQGGNTSLSGGATPDRTGEAVVLSLARMNRVRAVDPVGNTITVDAGIVLANVHGAASAADRFFPLSLGAEGSCTIGGNLAANAGGVAVLRYGTMRELTLGLEVVLSDGRVWDGLTALRKDNTGYALRDLFIGSEGTLGVITGAVLKLFPAPRARATAFVAVQDVDAALALLSIVRARGGDRLTAFEFMTGDTLALILKHVPGARLPLDTLPPAAVLMELSDTDDEAALIGRLEEVLASTIESGLVLDGALAQDGTQSKAFWRIREGVSEALVREGVAAKHDVSVPTAALGTFVALADAGVKAALPGVRPIVFGHLGDGNLHYNLLPPLALDKGRWIAEMPALTRLVHDETRRQRGSISAEHGIGQLRVSEMERCKSPIELDLMASIKALLDPRGRLNPGKLLPGTRTTTDLARGAN, from the coding sequence GTGAGTGACGTGATCGCGCGGCTCGCTGCCATCGTCGGCGAGCACAATGTCATACTCGGGGAGGAGCAGGCACCGTTCCTCACCGACTGGCTCGGCAAGTACCGGGGGAGCGCGCTTGCCGTCGTGCGGCCGGGATCGGTCGACGAGGTGTCCGCCGTCATGGCGCTTTGCGCCGAACGGGACGTTCCGGTCGTTCCCCAAGGAGGCAATACCAGCCTGTCGGGCGGCGCGACCCCGGACCGGACGGGGGAGGCCGTGGTGCTGTCCCTGGCCCGGATGAACCGGGTAAGGGCGGTCGACCCGGTCGGGAACACCATCACGGTCGATGCCGGGATCGTCCTGGCGAACGTCCATGGCGCCGCGAGCGCGGCCGACCGCTTCTTTCCCTTGAGCCTCGGCGCCGAGGGAAGCTGCACGATCGGCGGAAACCTGGCGGCCAATGCCGGCGGCGTCGCCGTCCTGCGCTACGGGACGATGCGAGAATTGACGCTCGGGCTGGAGGTCGTCCTGTCCGACGGGCGGGTGTGGGACGGATTGACCGCCCTGCGCAAGGACAACACCGGCTACGCGCTGCGCGACCTGTTCATCGGCTCGGAAGGCACCCTCGGCGTCATCACCGGCGCGGTGCTGAAGCTGTTTCCGGCGCCGCGCGCCCGCGCGACCGCCTTCGTGGCGGTGCAGGACGTCGATGCGGCGCTCGCCCTTCTCTCCATCGTGAGAGCCAGGGGCGGCGACCGCCTCACGGCATTCGAGTTCATGACCGGCGACACGCTCGCGTTGATCCTCAAGCACGTGCCGGGCGCGCGCCTGCCGCTCGACACTCTGCCGCCCGCCGCCGTCCTGATGGAATTGTCCGACACCGACGACGAGGCGGCCCTGATCGGGCGCCTGGAGGAGGTCCTGGCGAGCACGATCGAGTCGGGCCTCGTGCTGGACGGCGCGCTGGCGCAGGACGGCACGCAATCCAAGGCCTTCTGGCGGATCCGCGAAGGCGTGTCCGAGGCCCTCGTCCGGGAGGGGGTGGCGGCGAAACACGACGTCTCGGTGCCGACGGCGGCCCTGGGCACGTTCGTGGCGCTGGCCGATGCCGGGGTGAAGGCCGCGCTGCCCGGCGTGCGACCGATCGTGTTCGGGCATCTCGGCGACGGCAACCTCCACTACAACCTGCTGCCCCCCCTGGCCCTCGACAAGGGACGGTGGATCGCCGAGATGCCGGCCCTCACCCGGCTGGTCCACGACGAGACGCGCCGCCAGCGCGGTTCGATCAGCGCGGAACACGGCATCGGTCAGCTTCGCGTCTCCGAGATGGAACGCTGCAAGTCCCCGATCGAACTCGACCTCATGGCGTCGATCAAGGCCCTGCTCGACCCGCGCGGACGATTGAATCCCGGCAAGCTGCTGCCGGGGACCCGCACGACCACCGATCTTGCAAGAGGAGCAAACTGA
- a CDS encoding dihydrodipicolinate synthase family protein gives MSRLTEAAKGVYVIAVTPFAENGALDLPSTDRMVDFYLDKGASGLTILGMMGEAPKLTAEESRTFVRRVLARVDGRVPVVVGVSAPGFAAMGELSASVMGDGASGVMVAPPSTVRTDDQIVSYYGMVAETLGPDTPFVLQDFPLSTTVQISPGVILKIVETHPTCVMLKHEDWPGLAKITALRNASAAGSRRIAILAGNGGLFLTEELGRGADGAMTGFGYPEMMIEVCKAFAAGDADKARDIFDAYLPLARYEQQPGHGLAIRKHILARRGAIASAAARKPASGLSQADIAEIDVLIARQERRLSELDRGL, from the coding sequence ATGTCGCGTCTGACCGAAGCCGCCAAGGGCGTCTATGTCATCGCGGTGACCCCGTTCGCGGAGAACGGCGCGCTCGACCTGCCCAGCACCGACCGGATGGTCGATTTCTACCTCGACAAGGGGGCCTCTGGGCTGACCATCCTCGGGATGATGGGCGAGGCGCCGAAGCTGACGGCGGAGGAATCGCGCACCTTCGTCCGCAGGGTGCTGGCTCGCGTCGACGGCCGCGTGCCGGTCGTCGTCGGCGTCTCCGCCCCGGGTTTCGCCGCGATGGGGGAACTGAGCGCGAGCGTCATGGGCGACGGCGCATCCGGCGTGATGGTGGCGCCCCCCTCGACGGTACGGACGGACGATCAGATCGTCTCCTATTACGGCATGGTCGCCGAGACCCTCGGACCCGACACGCCGTTCGTCCTACAGGACTTCCCTCTCTCGACCACGGTGCAGATCTCGCCCGGCGTCATCCTGAAGATCGTCGAGACTCACCCCACCTGCGTGATGCTCAAGCACGAGGATTGGCCGGGGCTGGCGAAGATCACGGCCCTGCGCAACGCGAGCGCCGCCGGATCCCGCCGCATCGCGATCCTCGCCGGGAATGGCGGCCTCTTCCTCACGGAAGAGCTTGGGCGCGGCGCCGACGGTGCGATGACCGGCTTCGGTTATCCTGAGATGATGATCGAGGTCTGCAAGGCTTTCGCGGCGGGCGATGCGGACAAAGCCCGCGACATCTTCGATGCGTATCTGCCCCTCGCCCGGTACGAGCAGCAACCGGGCCACGGCCTGGCGATCAGGAAGCACATCCTGGCCAGGCGCGGCGCCATCGCGTCGGCGGCGGCCCGGAAGCCGGCCTCTGGGCTGTCGCAGGCCGACATCGCCGAGATCGACGTGCTGATTGCGCGTCAGGAGCGCCGATTGAGCGAGCTCGATCGGGGTTTGTAG
- a CDS encoding IS630 family transposase gives MDEHRLGLKPVTRRVWAPAGERPVALGQHRFKWLHVTAFVAPAMGETVWYLSNGLSKPFFERLLADFAREVGAGTRCRAVVMLDNAGWHTQPNLSVPEGVRLVYLPPYTPELQPAETLWPLVDEPVVNRYIANLDELERVVEQRCATLSEQPDLISSRTSFHWLPKTAKPKPKLA, from the coding sequence ATGGACGAGCACCGCCTCGGCCTGAAGCCGGTCACGCGACGGGTCTGGGCGCCGGCGGGAGAGCGGCCGGTGGCGCTGGGCCAGCATCGCTTCAAGTGGCTGCACGTCACCGCCTTCGTGGCGCCGGCCATGGGCGAGACGGTGTGGTACCTCTCCAACGGCCTGTCCAAGCCGTTCTTCGAGCGACTCTTGGCCGACTTCGCGCGCGAGGTCGGAGCCGGCACGCGCTGCCGGGCGGTGGTGATGCTCGACAATGCCGGCTGGCACACGCAGCCCAATCTAAGCGTGCCCGAGGGTGTGCGGCTCGTCTACCTGCCGCCCTATACGCCCGAACTGCAGCCGGCCGAGACGTTGTGGCCGCTGGTCGATGAGCCGGTGGTCAACCGGTACATCGCCAACCTGGATGAGTTGGAACGCGTGGTCGAGCAGCGGTGCGCGACCTTAAGCGAGCAGCCCGACCTCATCAGCTCACGCACAAGCTTCCACTGGCTACCCAAAACCGCAAAGCCAAAGCCCAAGCTGGCCTAA
- a CDS encoding helix-turn-helix domain-containing protein, with translation MAGPVAHLSVSELAERFTACRDARTARQTQAIWLLAKGHSFAEAAAATAFSERWVRRLCERYNAEGVEALGDRRRHNGAAASLLTPDVLERLRQRLAEPPPDGGVWTSRTVADVLAQDLGREQVAVQRGWEALKALGWSLQRPRPRNPRAATPEAAQAFKKSWRRPSTRRRPVSRACRSSSTRWTSTASA, from the coding sequence ATGGCTGGCCCGGTAGCCCACCTGAGCGTGTCGGAGTTGGCGGAGCGCTTCACGGCCTGCCGTGACGCGCGCACCGCCCGCCAGACCCAGGCGATCTGGCTTCTGGCCAAGGGCCACAGTTTCGCAGAAGCCGCCGCGGCGACCGCCTTCAGCGAACGCTGGGTGCGCCGTTTGTGCGAGCGCTACAACGCTGAGGGGGTCGAGGCGCTGGGTGATCGGCGCCGCCACAACGGGGCCGCGGCCAGCCTCCTGACGCCAGATGTCCTCGAGCGATTGCGTCAGCGCCTGGCCGAGCCGCCGCCGGACGGGGGCGTGTGGACGAGCCGCACGGTGGCGGACGTCCTGGCCCAGGACCTGGGGCGCGAGCAGGTGGCGGTGCAGCGCGGCTGGGAGGCGCTCAAGGCGCTGGGCTGGTCGCTGCAACGGCCGCGCCCGCGCAACCCGCGCGCGGCCACGCCCGAGGCTGCGCAGGCTTTTAAAAAAAGTTGGCGCAGGCCGTCGACGAGGAGGAGGCCCGTGAGCCGCGCCTGCCGGTCGTCGTCTACGCGATGGACGAGCACCGCCTCGGCCTGA
- a CDS encoding 4-hydroxythreonine-4-phosphate dehydrogenase, with the protein MTSFDFIFMLTRNDRTVTDAAVHVATALAAGIRHIGFKDIGLPFEALDDLARRIRGGGAATYLEVVSLDRDSEIRSVKAAVELGVDYLLGGTRVDDVLPLLAGTGIRYYPFPGRIVGHPSRLEGTEGEIVASAVALASREGVAGLDLLAYRSSLDVPALIAAVCRAVPKPVVVAGSVDSPEQVRLIRQAGAAAFTIGTSALDGRFPAAGPTLDLQLQAIETAAA; encoded by the coding sequence ATGACCTCGTTCGACTTCATCTTCATGCTGACCCGGAACGACCGCACGGTGACGGATGCCGCCGTGCACGTCGCGACGGCTCTCGCCGCCGGGATCCGGCACATCGGCTTCAAGGATATCGGCCTGCCCTTCGAGGCCCTGGACGACCTCGCCCGCCGGATCCGGGGCGGCGGCGCGGCGACCTACCTGGAGGTCGTCTCCCTCGACCGGGACAGCGAGATCCGCTCGGTGAAGGCTGCGGTCGAGCTCGGTGTCGACTACCTGCTCGGCGGCACCCGCGTCGACGATGTCCTGCCGCTCCTGGCCGGGACCGGCATCCGCTACTACCCGTTCCCGGGACGGATCGTCGGCCATCCGAGCCGGCTCGAAGGGACGGAAGGCGAGATCGTCGCGAGTGCCGTCGCGCTCGCATCGCGCGAGGGCGTCGCCGGTCTCGACCTCCTGGCCTACCGATCGTCGCTCGACGTCCCGGCGCTCATCGCCGCGGTCTGCCGGGCGGTGCCGAAGCCGGTCGTCGTGGCGGGTTCGGTCGACAGCCCGGAACAGGTGAGGCTGATCCGGCAGGCCGGTGCCGCCGCCTTCACGATCGGGACCTCCGCCCTCGACGGTCGATTCCCGGCCGCAGGCCCGACACTCGATCTGCAGCTTCAAGCGATCGAAACGGCGGCCGCATGA
- a CDS encoding ABC transporter substrate-binding protein — protein MPSFSPDRRSVLRGAATLGALVAAPAILRAQTRELVVGGAAGHKGWVEEIVVPTFERKHGAKVIFEGTRSLVNLEKMQKNRDRPYLSVVQMDDPVIILAVKEGLLDPLTPARVPNLAALVPGTVHMEGMWANYLQPWLGIAYNTEAMRRAPTSWADPYDPKDKGRVIVPSLQNTEGLPNLFVASALATGHPLEAAQRDVEPGFRKLATLKPNLLTVYTQQPQAYNLLEQGAAWMISSAMSSYALERKAAGAPIDLAAPKEGVFAMPSGVAVVKGSPQADLAFAYVDMLLGAELQQRLVGPTFSLPTNRAVPRPAGLPADLVVHQIDWAHVARERDGWIRRWDREMAI, from the coding sequence ATGCCGTCCTTCTCTCCCGATCGTCGTTCGGTGCTGCGCGGGGCGGCAACGCTCGGCGCCCTGGTGGCGGCGCCCGCCATCCTGCGGGCGCAGACCCGCGAGCTCGTCGTCGGCGGGGCCGCCGGCCACAAGGGCTGGGTCGAGGAGATCGTCGTCCCGACCTTCGAGCGCAAGCACGGCGCCAAGGTGATCTTCGAGGGCACGCGCTCGCTCGTGAACCTCGAGAAGATGCAGAAGAACCGCGACCGGCCCTACCTGTCGGTCGTCCAGATGGACGACCCGGTGATCATCCTGGCCGTCAAGGAGGGCCTCCTCGATCCCCTGACCCCGGCGCGGGTGCCGAACCTCGCCGCCCTCGTCCCCGGGACCGTTCATATGGAGGGGATGTGGGCGAACTATCTCCAGCCCTGGCTCGGCATCGCCTACAACACCGAAGCGATGCGCCGGGCCCCGACCTCCTGGGCCGACCCCTACGATCCGAAGGACAAGGGCCGGGTGATCGTGCCCTCGCTGCAGAACACGGAAGGGCTGCCCAACCTCTTCGTCGCTTCCGCCCTCGCCACCGGCCATCCGCTCGAGGCGGCGCAACGCGACGTCGAGCCGGGCTTCCGCAAGCTCGCGACGCTCAAGCCGAACCTGCTGACGGTCTACACCCAGCAGCCCCAGGCCTATAACCTGCTGGAGCAGGGCGCGGCGTGGATGATCTCGTCCGCGATGTCGTCCTACGCGCTGGAGCGCAAGGCCGCCGGCGCCCCGATCGACCTCGCGGCGCCCAAGGAGGGCGTGTTCGCGATGCCGTCGGGCGTCGCCGTGGTGAAAGGCAGCCCTCAAGCGGACCTCGCCTTCGCCTATGTCGACATGCTGCTCGGCGCCGAGTTGCAGCAGCGCCTCGTCGGCCCGACCTTCTCGCTGCCGACCAACCGGGCGGTGCCACGCCCGGCGGGCCTGCCTGCGGATCTCGTGGTGCACCAGATCGACTGGGCCCATGTCGCCCGCGAGCGCGACGGCTGGATCAGGCGCTGGGACCGCGAGATGGCGATCTGA
- a CDS encoding ABC transporter ATP-binding protein: protein MAPFADRRAQALSGGQQQRVAVARALAVQPKLLLLDEPFSALDRKLREAMQIDPKRLLRELGITALFVTHDQDEALTMSDRIAVMNRGAIEQLADPVTLYRRPATAFALGFVGLSTRLAGIVREEGGGMLRVETPLGTVRAPRRFLPGSPVLLGVRPERIRLGGDGPNTVEAALVEVAFQGARAHLFFAGPDRPCGRPRGHVVRPPRCHCGALAAGGRLIGARMGRSLTAAS, encoded by the coding sequence ATGGCGCCCTTCGCCGACCGCCGCGCGCAGGCGCTTTCGGGCGGGCAGCAGCAGCGGGTGGCGGTGGCCCGGGCGCTGGCCGTCCAGCCGAAGCTCCTGCTCCTCGACGAGCCGTTCTCGGCCCTCGACCGCAAGCTCAGGGAGGCGATGCAGATCGACCCGAAGCGCCTGCTGCGCGAGCTCGGCATCACCGCCCTGTTCGTCACCCACGACCAGGACGAGGCGCTGACCATGTCCGACCGGATCGCCGTGATGAATCGCGGCGCGATCGAGCAGCTCGCCGATCCGGTCACGCTCTACCGCCGGCCGGCCACCGCCTTCGCGCTCGGCTTCGTCGGCCTGTCGACCCGGCTTGCCGGCATCGTGCGGGAGGAGGGCGGCGGGATGCTCCGGGTCGAGACCCCGCTCGGGACGGTGCGGGCGCCGAGACGCTTCCTGCCGGGGAGCCCGGTGCTCCTCGGCGTGCGGCCCGAGCGGATCCGCCTCGGTGGCGACGGGCCGAACACGGTCGAGGCCGCCCTCGTCGAGGTCGCCTTCCAGGGCGCCCGCGCCCACCTGTTCTTCGCCGGCCCCGACCGCCCATGCGGCCGCCCGCGCGGGCACGTGGTTCGCCCGCCGCGATGCCATTGCGGAGCACTGGCTGCGGGAGGCCGCCTGATCGGCGCGAGGATGGGGCGAAGCCTCACCGCCGCGTCGTGA
- a CDS encoding FAD-dependent oxidoreductase: MSARPPLIVLGAGPVGLAAALEARRRGRAVEVWADRLPAWADPPSIECVPAQALALLVELGVHPGILGVDALFEGRRVQWETPQPTLVSGPRVAHLGRPGLDCALLGLAERAGVRWKAGTPVTRDALRDLDPRVAILDATGRAAVSAARCDRPRPPLVSRLFHVGGRFPEPARAFGIAAGPSGYAYRLGNAQGLVLGVVGRGEWVRAGIDAVLAGLAEVAPWMVADVPAGAVAPGRSGAASTQWAVPGARALLLGDAALARDALASQGLAAGLCDAVRAASLVSGGSESGPPKDQATLPTAHIRHVLHAVDSSPFRQSPGWREYRAFLYAVSAEPSSPVSLDQRNSNTL; encoded by the coding sequence GTGTCCGCTCGGCCGCCGCTCATCGTCCTCGGGGCGGGCCCGGTCGGGCTGGCCGCAGCTTTGGAGGCTCGGCGGCGCGGACGCGCCGTCGAGGTCTGGGCCGACCGGCTTCCCGCATGGGCCGATCCGCCGAGCATCGAATGCGTGCCCGCACAGGCCCTCGCGCTGCTGGTCGAGCTCGGCGTGCATCCGGGCATCCTGGGCGTCGATGCCCTGTTCGAAGGGCGGCGGGTGCAATGGGAGACGCCGCAGCCGACGCTCGTGAGCGGGCCGCGCGTCGCCCATCTCGGACGGCCCGGCCTCGACTGTGCGCTCCTCGGACTCGCCGAGCGGGCGGGCGTGCGATGGAAGGCCGGTACGCCGGTGACGCGGGACGCGCTTCGCGACCTCGATCCACGGGTAGCGATTCTCGACGCGACCGGCCGCGCGGCCGTCAGCGCGGCGCGGTGCGACCGGCCGAGGCCGCCGCTGGTGTCGCGCCTGTTCCATGTCGGCGGCCGCTTCCCCGAACCGGCCCGCGCCTTCGGGATCGCCGCCGGCCCGTCCGGCTACGCCTACCGCCTCGGGAACGCGCAGGGGCTCGTCCTCGGTGTCGTCGGGCGCGGCGAGTGGGTCCGGGCCGGAATCGATGCGGTCCTCGCAGGGTTGGCGGAGGTCGCACCCTGGATGGTCGCGGACGTTCCCGCAGGTGCGGTCGCCCCGGGCCGGTCCGGGGCCGCCTCGACCCAATGGGCCGTGCCCGGCGCGCGCGCCCTGCTTCTGGGCGACGCCGCCCTGGCGCGCGATGCTCTCGCCTCGCAGGGGCTGGCTGCCGGGCTGTGCGATGCGGTCCGCGCAGCGTCTCTCGTGTCCGGTGGGTCCGAGTCCGGTCCGCCGAAAGACCAGGCCACCCTGCCGACGGCCCACATCCGCCACGTGCTGCATGCCGTCGACTCGAGCCCCTTCCGGCAGTCGCCGGGATGGCGCGAGTATCGCGCATTCCTCTACGCCGTTTCAGCCGAGCCCTCTTCACCTGTGTCGCTGGATCAACGAAATTCAAACACCTTGTAG